A single genomic interval of Armigeres subalbatus isolate Guangzhou_Male chromosome 1, GZ_Asu_2, whole genome shotgun sequence harbors:
- the LOC134205371 gene encoding serine/arginine repetitive matrix protein 2-like isoform X1 — MTKQPITNPVEGETSGEPVLSGFEHLIKELKAQSAEFKTEETVLIGNCPQNVTEEEINTFFCGFATITKLRQFTQKCLTTKVFIAKFDSAESASRSKVLNTLSLNGKKILLLQPDEKQFVDKKRVVELNGLQEHTEEVIYDHMTTFGNVSFILKSSTVTYVVFEEPSAVEASCRCDYLNQYPVTIRSVLDGASIETCILEQIDQNSSLLVDGEEEGQINNFMQLLDMENLDDYLEVDEKDRSGGSEKPLLEVGNEEIIVTEDETGVDDYVDAGEADVAAIEERALQSQSLESFGTVLVDDRTRRLLKLDDNLLWLNNLPQLRVKVRKVINKKPKNKTKGPKKFSGSDEVVKKKKNKKEKHEDRKVVAATTEEKIKAADPVKMEAKKEKIQNESDINKKKEDANKDVQLDKAKEISPEKHMKKQKKEKQASVGPKIENVSETSKACVPDAVSKKKEVTTDRVKEDSKGMDKTHKKKKVKKEVKIQNADTTVPQHDTTPSEVVIAKQDEAVREKKIEESSESMDKHQKKKKKKPQMEVGKAEVQVDKTEAVGKVEGQIENAEAPVTKSDTKPSEMSSPKQVHDMSDQTKKQQEANKKVFVQLIKLSAAQINSLSTIRRPAITSQVEDAPDQTEKQSKKFKKPGPNKAAMKKHLESMKASEETAKQCIKRSLEQSPSNPETSEQENTVREKRSESSSPQRKKKPKLEKAVENDSRNSLPTPVTKEEKTLEESEVKPKENKETISSGPEPITDESMVLPELQDAISESVPDICNTVEIDQVDSVVDMESEDERPLVIDEPHEEIVATQCISSKDETKSERLCVALDAKSARLLKGKTHGEDLLFLDILPRTVVRLKRVVPSDFNVVRPKEHSKKSSEHHPKSQHQHKDASEHPSVKKKEDKPEKPRKTNLDKIDSKFLPANSKLKSKIKSKTDINHKKHLPVPDLPIELKTHLNTSFKIPKKNSNQASASIDRNASELNCLHKEPTDRNDQRKRFQKERKPREFNKNRGEWIQKRPADSSGPPPKERDPSPVDYFDPSFDDHSPSPQRIPPTPPPQSDKTTPANAPPKPTPQNENRRFDAQNRNNNKPSFQDIWNIPQKKPEVWAQPPWDANKATSNTISSGDTWDSGPLREHNSGNRQFQPVDNRATSDGPRSRDQQKQGNTLGAGESWSPGGPSARKQVQTIDHGESWSPGLSNRDNKARDSLGDRPAGRSRSPPRQVQQNISISTGDMWDDADSRPVSRKQSSPERSICQNRNRNPLLCDLAEDEDNEPTGLASPPFERSPSLNNEPDDRSPIGQQRSRSRSPGRPRSRSSIRHNRPGPALTPDRRNFRPSFERSPVRRKRSRSRSPDQQRRRSQEIWNNPGANRSPGRRDNVRNRSPGGGRWRRSRSRSPPNRQRGPPFRGSSPGWAPCRSRSPSRADRTLSPSEIWDSGRRSPRNQRLSPKRDVTRNTILCENTWDDEIMPRLQDRRTLDHRFPQGQISPNREIRRGTSRDCDRSRRDSSFDRPLLHEDNNRRRSRDRSPDRRQRSRSPPPGRWQHRRSMENSPVSRRLDIRQGSPSYKNTLDYWKAVEDQEMGNMSPNSRISEKCESPIKSPEQWSPRDILEPGDKSWSPPPPKVSNVERRNTSRIDCEQLWANDPRPKYQGQPVGTYSPSSALDAISSEDECDFSNTRRGKKKRFETIPLNLLTRNHSPQSKENELSVDKVSRSYGDPDVSRDSFDSIPSYKDLGLSNFEKEESTTDKEQLGKTDPVPENHSPNPGAMTDERKNVLDNLKQRAERLKKLEEMKLARQKLLAQIKHKSAPEIESKHEESGLHHTSVQSKEDKSKKTKPEPPKSILDIVSPEVLLATVNSLLSSVDNVFNKPSVSEPETKSTLPELPLMPVCPPLPSVIAPLVPPLPADAPPPPPPDEPPPPEPNVLVPHAWEPTTSFIPMLPIDVSQPPPQLINPLLQQLEPSQHVEEETPFKMFSEVQSTETSRAPNTQMPPPSFLDRFRSESNQRHNLNRPHANNMSPNLDATDENMHMQEGNFDFREREIQQNDNRDPRQQNWQQHQQRFGGNHAQQDQNQQQRDPRQNNAGNLYGRNRGGRGGRFNRNPGNNFNNQGNRFNNNNNPGNNFNNNRRNNFNDSFGNDSANNFNNNQGNRFNNSNPGNNFNFNNNRRNNFNDNFGNDDDNSFNDNFNNCDSGNNFDDNGDDGNNFDNNSGNNFDGNFNDDSGNNFNNNFGNNNFNNQGNRFHNSNPQQRFNFHQRNQRFNNNRFNNQQQQNFRQQMMQQQQQQQQMFDEGCFDMNEMDDGNNNDGGANWDDME, encoded by the coding sequence AGCACACGGAGGAGGTCATCTACGACCACATGACCACATTTGGCAACGTTAGCTTCATTCTGAAAAGCAGTACCGTTACGTACGTAGTGTTCGAAGAGCCCTCCGCGGTCGAGGCAAGTTGCCGGTGTGATTATCTGAACCAGTATCCCGTTACCATCCGTTCGGTGCTGGATGGTGCCTCAATCGAGACCTGTATCTTGGAGCAAATCGATCAGAACAGCAGCCTACTGGTAGACGGAGAGGAAGAAGGTCAGATAAACAATTTTATGCAGCTGTTGGACATGGAGAACTTGGACGACTACTTGGAAGTGGACGAGAAGGATCGAAGCGGTGGCTCGGAAAAGCCTCTGCTAGAGGTCGGAAACGAGGAGATCATCGTAACCGAAGATGAAACCGGTGTAGACGACTACGTGGACGCGGGGGAGGCAGACGTCGCCGCGATCGAGGAACGAGCTCTGCAGTCCCAGTCACTGGAATCGTTCGGAACTGTTTTGGTGGATGATCGGACGAGAAGGCTGTTGAAACTCGATGACAATTTGTTGTGGCTAAATAATTTGCCTCAGTTGAGGGTGAAGGTTCGGAAGGTTATCAATAAAAAACCCAAGAACAAAACAAAAGGACCTAAAAAATTCAGTGGAAGTGATGAGGtggtaaaaaagaaaaagaataaaaaggAGAAACATGAAGACAGAAAAGTTGTTGCAGCTACTACAGAAGAGAAGATAAAAGCTGCAGATCCAGTAAAGATGGAAGCTAAGAAGGAGAAGATCCAGAACGAGAGTGAcataaataagaagaaagaagatgctAATAAAGATGTTCAATTAGACAAAGCAAAAGAGATATCACCGGAAAAGCATATGAAGAagcaaaagaaggaaaaacaagcGTCAGTAGGACCTAAAATAGAGAATGTGAGTGAAACTAGTAAAGCATGTGTACCAGATGCAGTCTCTAAAAAGAAAGAGGTTACAACAGATAGAGTCAAGGAAGATTCGAAAGGCATGGACAAGACTCATAAGAAGAAAAAGGTGAAAAAGGAAGTTAAAATCCAAAATGCAGATACTACGGTACCACAACATGATACCACACCCAGTGAAGTAGTCATTGCTAAACAGGATGAAGCAGTAAGGGAAAAGAAAATCGAAGAAAGTTCGGAAAGCATGGATAAACatcagaagaaaaagaagaagaaaccgCAAATGGAAGTAGGAAAAGCCGAGGTTCAAGTAGACAAAACCGAAGCTGTCGGAAAAGTCGAAGGTCAGATAGAAAACGCCGAAGCTCCAGTAACAAAATCTGATACAAAACCCAGTGAGATGTCCAGCCCTAAACAAGTACACGACATGAGCGACCAAACGAAGAAACAACAAGAAGCTAACAAAAAAGTGTTTGTGCAGTTAATAAAGTTATCTGCGGCGCAAATAAATAGCTTGTCTACAATCCGAAGACCGGCTATCACTAGTCAAGTTGAAGATGCTCCAGATCAAACGGAGAAACAATCGAAAAAGTTCAAGAAACCCGGCCCTAACAAAGCAGCCATGAAGAAGCATCTGGAGTCGATGAAAGCGAGTGAGGAAACCGCTAAACAATGCATTAAACGTTCTCTGGAACAATCGCCATCCAATCCCGAGACATCGGAACAGGAAAACACAGTGCGAGAGAAGAGATCTGAATCGAGTTCACCCCAAAGGAAGAAGAAGCCGAAGCTTGAAAAAGCAGTTGAAAATGATTCAAGGAATTCTTTGCCCACACCGGTTACAAAAGAGGAAAAAACACTAGAAGAGTCAGAAGTTAAACCAAAGGAAAATAAGGAGACAATTTCCAGTGGTCCTGAGCCGATCACAGACGAATCTATGGTTTTACCGGAATTACAAGACGCGATCAGTGAGTCTGTTCCTGATATATGCAATACTGTCGAAATAGATCAAGTTGATTCCGTTGTTGATATGGAGTCGGAAGATGAACGCCCCTTAGTAATTGATGAGCCGCATGAAGAAATTGTCGCGACCCAATGTATTTCGTCCAAGGACGAAACTAAATCCGAACGACTTTGCGTTGCATTGGATGCAAAGAGTGCACGTTTACTAAAGGGGAAAACGCATGGCGAAGATCTTCTGTTCTTGGACATTTTACCCCGAACTGTGGTAAGATTGAAACGTGTCGTCCCTTCGGACTTCAACGTGGTCCGGCCTAAGGAGCATTCTAAGAAATCCAGTGAacatcacccgaaatcccaacATCAACATAAAGATGCTTCCGAGCATCCATCTgtcaagaagaaagaagataagcCTGAAAAGCCTCGCAAAACCAATCTGGATAAAATCGACAGCAAGTTCCTTCCGGCTAATTCCAAATTGAAATCGAAGATCAAGTCCAAAACAGATATAAATCACAAGAAGCATCTACCAGTTCCGGACTTACCGATCGAGCTGAAAACTCATCTCAATACAAGctttaaaatcccgaagaaaaattcaaaccaaGCTTCGGCATCGATCGATCGTAATGCGAGTGAATTGAATTGTCTTCACAAGGAACCAACCGATCGGAATGATCAGCGAAAACGTTTCCAGAAAGAGCGTAAGCCAAGAGAGTTCAACAAAAATCGTGGTGAGTGGATACAGAAACGACCTGCAGATAGTTCCGGTCCACCGCCGAAGGAACGCGATCCTTCTCCCGTGGATTATTTCGACCCTTCGTTTGATGACCATTCTCCGTCGCCGCAGCGAATTCCGCCAACACCGCCGCCACAGTCCGATAAAACAACACCAGCAAACGCCCCTCCCAAGCCCACACCGCAGAACGAAAATCGCAGATTCGACGCACAAAATCGGAATAACAATAAACCTTCTTTCCAAGACATTTGGAACATTCCGCAAAAGAAACCTGAAGTTTGGGCGCAGCCTCCCTGGGATGCAAACAAAGCTACATCAAATACGATCAGCTCCGGCGATACATGGGACTCTGGACCGCTGCGTGAGCACAATTCAGGCAATAGACAATTTCAACCAGTCGATAACCGAGCAACTTCCGACGGTCCTAGGTCACGCGATCAACAGAAACAGGGAAATACGCTTGGTGCTGGAGAATCCTGGTCACCAGGTGGCCCCAGCGCACGGAAGCAAGTACAAACTATCGATCATGGTGAGTCTTGGTCTCCCGGGCTCTCCAATCGCGATAACAAAGCACGAGATTCGTTAGGTGATCGCCCGGCTGGCAGAAGTAGGTCACCTCCACGTCAAGTTCAGCAGAACATCTCCATTTCTACTGGCGATATGTGGGATGACGCTGATTCTCGCCCTGTCTCACGTAAACAATCGTCACCTGAGCGAAGTATTTGCCAAAATCGTAATCGGAATCCTCTTTTGTGCGATCTCGCTGAAGACGAAGATAACGAACCGACGGGTTTAGCATCGCCTCCATTCGAGCGTAGTCCTTCTTTGAATAATGAACCTGATGATCGTTCCCCAATTGGACAACAGCGAAGTCGATCGCGTTCGCCCGGGCGTCCGAGATCACGATCATCAATAAGGCATAACCGTCCCGGGCCCGCTCTGACACCTGATAGAAGAAACTTCAGACCAAGTTTTGAACGATCACCAGTTCGTCGAAAAAGAAGTCGATCACGATCTCCAGACCAGCAAAGAAGACGATCTCAGGAAATATGGAATAATCCCGGTGCAAACCGATCGCCTGGACGAAGAGACAATGTTCGGAACCGTTCGCCAGGAGGCGGAAGATGGCGACGCAGTCGTAGTCGATCACCCCCGAATCGTCAAAGAGGACCGCCATTCCGAGGTAGTTCTCCGGGTTGGGCTCCATGTAGATCACGCTCCCCATCACGTGCCGATCGTACTCTCTCACCTTCCGAAATATGGGATTCGGGAAGGAGGTCTCCACGAAATCAACGGTTATCTCCGAAACGCGATGTAACTCGAAATACGATATTATGTGAAAACACTTGGGATGATGAAATTATGCCTCGATTGCAGGATCGCCGTACGCTTGATCATAGGTTCCCACAAGGACAGATATCGCCGAATCGTGAAATAAGGCGCGGCACTAGTCGTGATTGCGATCGCTCACGAAGAGACTCTTCGTTTGATAGGCCATTGTTGCATGAAGACAACAACAGAAGAAGGAGCCGTGACCGATCACCTGATCGCAGACAGCGAAGTCGTTCACCACCACCAGGAAGATGGCAGCATCGTAGGAGTATGGAAAACTCGCCAGTTAGCAGAAGGCTCGATATCCGGCAAGGTAGTCCAAGTTATAAAAACACATTGGACTATTGGAAGGCAGTAGAGGACCAGGAAATGGGAAACATGTCTCCAAACAGCcgcatttcagaaaaatgtgAATCTCCTATAAAATCACCAGAACAGTGGTCACCTCGCGACATTCTTGAGCCTGGCGATAAATCTTGGTCACCGCCTCCACCAAAAGTGTCAAATGTGGAAAGGCGTAATACAAGTCGTATAGACTGTGAACAACTTTGGGCAAATGATCCTAGGCCAAAATATCAAGGTCAGCCTGTTGGAACTTACAGCCCGTCGAGTGCATTGGACGCCATAAGCTCAGAAGATGAATGTGACTTCAGCAATACTCGAAGAGGCAAGAAAAAACGCTTTGAAACTATTCCCCTCAACCTCCTCACACGCAACCACTCTCCGCAGAGCAAAGAAAATGAGCTTTCAGTCGACAAAGTTTCAAGATCCTATGGAGACCCTGACGTTTCACGAGACTCATTTGATTCCATTCCCTCGTACAAGGATCTGGGTCTATCCAATTTCGAAAAGGAAGAATCAACCACCGATAAGGAACAGTTGGGAAAGACTGATCCTGTACCTGAAAATCATTCTCCCAATCCTGGCGCAATGACGGATGAGAGAAAGAATGTTTTGGATAATTTGAAGCAACGGGCGGAAAGATTAAAAAAGCTCGAAGAAATGAAGCTTGCCAGACAGAAGCTTCTAGCGCAAATCAAGCATAAAAGTGCCcctgaaatcgaatcaaaacatGAAGAAAGCGGTTTGCATCATACATCTGTCCAAAGCAAAGAGGATAAATCTAAGAAAACCAAACCCGAACCGCCGAAAAGTATTCTTGATATTGTATCTCCAGAAGTTCTCTTGGCTACGGTCAACTCTCTCTTGAGTAGTGTTGATAACGTGTTTAATAAGCCTTCTGTTTCGGAACCGGAAACAAAATCCACCTTGCCGGAGCTGCCCTTGATGCCGGTCTGCCCTCCGTTGCCATCTGTTATTGCTCCGCTAGTTCCACCACTTCCTGCAGATGCGCCTCCTCCACCACCTCCGGATGAACCTCCACCACCAGAACCGAACGTACTTGTTCCGCATGCTTGGGAACCGACAACTTCCTTCATTCCTATGCTTCCTATCGACGTCAGTCAACCACCTCCGCAGTTAATTAACCCACTACTGCAACAACTGGAACCATCACAACACGTCGAAGAAGAGACTCCATTTAAAATGTTTTCTGaagtgcaatcaacagaaactTCCAGAGCGCCCAATACGCAAATGCCACCACCTAGTTTCTTGGacagattccgttcggaatcgaACCAGAGGCATAACTTAAATAGGCCTCATGCAAATAATATGTCGCCCAACTTAGATGCGACGGATGAAAACATGCACATGCAGGAGGGTAACTTCGATTTTAGAGAGCGCGAAATCCAGCAAAATGACAATCGTGATCCACGACAACAGAACTGGCAACAGCATCAACAGCGCTTTGGCGGCAACCATGCTCAGCAGGATCAGAACCAACAACAGCGTGACCCGCGGCAAAATAATGCTGGTAACCTTTATGGCCGCAATCGAGGAGGCCGAGGAGGTAGATTCAATCGGAATCCTGGTAACAATTTTAACAACCAAGGCAATAgattcaacaacaacaacaaccctGGTAACAATTTCAATAACAATCGTCGCAACAATTTCAACGATAGCTTCGGTAATGATTCTGCGAACAATTTTAACAACAATCAAGGAAATAGGTTCAACAATAGCAATCCGGGgaacaattttaattttaacaaCAATcggagaaataatttcaacgATAATTTCGGAAATGACGATGATAATAGCTTCAACGACAATTTCAACAACTGCGATTCTGGAAACAACTTCGACGACAACGGCGATGACGGGAACAATTTTGATAACAATTCTGGCAACAACTTCGATGGCAATTTCAACGATGATTCTGGCAACAACTTCAACAACAATTTTGGAAATAACAACTTTAATAACCAAGGAAACCGCTTCCACAACAGCAATCCACAGCAGCGGTTTAATTTCCACCAGCGCAATCAGCGGTTCAACAACAATCGCTTCAATAATCAACAACAGCAGAACTTCAGGCAGCAAATgatgcagcaacagcagcagcagcagcagatgtTCGACGAAGGCTGCTTCGATATGAACGAGATGGATGATGGCAACAACAATGACGGTGGTGCCAATTGGGATGATATGGAATGA